A single region of the Chryseobacterium culicis genome encodes:
- a CDS encoding porin family protein: protein MKKIFLGLALVAGTFSFAQKTSTSTASSSPVRFGVKAGLNISTLSNSEFNSKAGFYGGVFANIPVAQDFSVQPEVLYSGMGGKAKTNSDIKLNMDYIAVPVMLQYNLIPNLYVEAGPQFGFLISAKGKGNGASVDVKDNLKTFDFGLGLGAGYYFTQNIGVNLRYTAGLSDVPKNNNGDAARNGVFQLGLAYKF, encoded by the coding sequence ATGAAAAAGATTTTTTTAGGCCTTGCGCTAGTAGCAGGTACTTTCAGTTTCGCTCAGAAGACTTCAACTTCTACTGCATCATCTTCTCCAGTTAGATTTGGGGTAAAAGCAGGTCTTAATATTTCTACTCTTTCTAACAGTGAATTCAACTCTAAAGCTGGATTTTATGGTGGCGTTTTTGCAAACATTCCAGTAGCACAAGACTTCTCTGTACAACCAGAAGTATTATATAGTGGTATGGGTGGTAAAGCTAAAACTAACAGTGATATAAAACTAAATATGGATTATATCGCAGTACCAGTGATGTTACAGTACAACCTGATTCCTAATCTATATGTAGAAGCAGGTCCTCAATTCGGGTTCCTTATCAGTGCTAAAGGAAAAGGTAACGGTGCCTCTGTAGACGTTAAAGACAATTTGAAAACTTTTGATTTCGGATTAGGTCTTGGAGCAGGATATTATTTCACACAAAATATTGGAGTGAATTTAAGATATACTGCAGGATTATCTGATGTTCCTAAAAACAATAACGGTGATGCTGCCAGAAACGGAGTATTCCAGTTAGGTTTAGCTTATAAATTCTAA
- a CDS encoding porin family protein, with protein sequence MKKLFAVLAVAGSLFANAQEKNQSKSSSPVTFGVKAGLNGSTLTRGDGYEYDNNEKMKVGFHAGVFANIPVSEKFSIQPELLFSQLGSKSDYNYRTSSGNYRRTQHYDYSTTLNYLSLPVMVQYNILPQLYVEAGPEFGYLLGGRTKGDLTTIETTGNSITVNHTDHISQNISTGLFNRFNLGLGIGAGYYFTKSFGVTARFTAGLTEVYKYNEDDKVRNNAIQIGVAYKFK encoded by the coding sequence ATGAAAAAACTCTTTGCAGTCCTTGCCGTTGCGGGTAGCCTTTTCGCAAATGCACAAGAAAAAAATCAGTCAAAATCTTCATCTCCTGTTACTTTTGGTGTTAAAGCCGGATTGAATGGATCTACACTTACCAGAGGAGACGGTTATGAATATGACAACAATGAAAAAATGAAAGTAGGTTTTCATGCAGGAGTATTCGCGAATATTCCGGTTTCTGAAAAATTCAGTATCCAACCTGAACTTCTTTTCAGCCAGCTGGGGTCAAAATCAGATTATAACTACAGAACAAGCTCAGGGAACTACAGAAGAACACAACACTATGATTATAGTACAACCTTAAATTACCTTTCTCTTCCTGTGATGGTTCAATATAATATTCTTCCTCAGCTTTATGTAGAAGCAGGTCCTGAATTTGGATACCTGTTGGGAGGAAGAACAAAAGGAGATTTAACCACTATTGAGACTACCGGAAATTCAATTACCGTTAATCATACGGATCATATTTCGCAGAATATTTCAACAGGCCTTTTTAATCGTTTTAATCTGGGACTAGGAATTGGTGCCGGATATTACTTTACGAAAAGCTTTGGCGTGACCGCCAGATTTACTGCGGGTCTTACTGAGGTTTACAAATACAATGAGGACGACAAAGTAAGAAATAATGCCATTCAGATTGGCGTTGCTTATAAGTTTAAATAG
- the purC gene encoding phosphoribosylaminoimidazolesuccinocarboxamide synthase: MSQKKEMLYEGKAKQVFATDNPDEVVVRFKDDATAFNAQKKGQVDLKGEMNNAITTLIFEYLNEKGIKTHFIKQLDEREQLVRKVSIIPLEMVVRNYSAGSMAQRLGVEEGIKSPVTIFDICYKKDELGDPLINDHHAVFLGAATYEELDEMYELTSDINEILIDLFDKINIILVDFKIELGKTSDGEIILADEISPDTCRLWDKDTMKKLDKDRFRRDLGEVTEAYVEIYNRLKNLLQK, translated from the coding sequence ATGAGTCAAAAGAAAGAAATGTTGTACGAGGGGAAAGCAAAACAGGTATTTGCAACCGATAATCCTGATGAAGTAGTAGTACGTTTCAAAGACGATGCTACAGCATTTAACGCTCAAAAGAAAGGTCAGGTTGATCTGAAGGGTGAAATGAACAACGCGATCACAACCCTTATTTTTGAATACTTAAATGAAAAAGGAATCAAAACTCATTTCATCAAACAATTGGACGAAAGAGAGCAGTTGGTAAGAAAAGTATCTATCATTCCTTTGGAAATGGTCGTAAGAAACTATTCTGCAGGAAGCATGGCACAAAGATTAGGAGTGGAAGAAGGAATTAAATCTCCGGTAACCATCTTCGATATCTGCTACAAAAAAGATGAGTTGGGAGATCCGCTTATCAATGACCACCATGCCGTTTTCTTAGGAGCAGCTACTTATGAAGAGCTTGACGAAATGTATGAGCTGACTTCAGATATCAACGAAATCCTTATTGACCTGTTTGACAAAATCAATATCATCCTGGTAGATTTCAAAATCGAATTGGGTAAAACTTCAGACGGTGAAATTATCCTTGCAGATGAAATCTCTCCTGATACTTGCAGACTTTGGGATAAAGATACCATGAAGAAATTAGACAAAGACAGATTCAGAAGAGACTTAGGAGAAGTTACTGAGGCTTATGTTGAAATCTACAACCGTCTTAAAAATCTTTTACAGAAATAA
- a CDS encoding DUF3307 domain-containing protein, with translation MIFIKLILAHLLGDFILQPNSWVADKENYKLKSKFLYFHILIHTGLSLLFLWDLQLWWVAVLVGVTHFIIDAAKLTFQNVKTKKRWFFIDQLLHVLVIAGVSFYFQEFSFSFLQNQEFLKIIMAALFLTTPASIFIKILLSSWTPAPDGANTIQTESLSSAGKYIGILERLLVFTFIMVNHWEGVGFMVAAKSVFRFSDLAQAKQRKLTEYVLIGTLLSFGLAVLTGIIIK, from the coding sequence GGATAAGGAGAACTATAAACTAAAAAGTAAGTTTTTATACTTTCATATTCTGATTCACACGGGTTTAAGTCTTCTCTTTCTTTGGGATCTTCAGCTGTGGTGGGTCGCCGTTTTAGTAGGAGTTACTCACTTCATTATTGATGCAGCAAAACTTACATTTCAGAATGTAAAGACTAAAAAAAGATGGTTTTTTATTGATCAGCTGCTGCATGTTTTGGTGATTGCCGGAGTTTCCTTTTATTTTCAGGAATTCAGCTTCAGCTTTTTACAGAATCAGGAGTTTTTAAAAATCATCATGGCAGCATTGTTTCTGACAACACCTGCTTCTATTTTTATTAAAATCTTACTGTCATCCTGGACCCCTGCTCCGGATGGCGCCAACACTATTCAAACCGAATCTTTATCAAGTGCCGGAAAATATATCGGAATTTTAGAACGTCTGCTGGTTTTCACTTTTATTATGGTGAATCACTGGGAAGGCGTAGGTTTCATGGTAGCTGCCAAATCTGTTTTCAGGTTCAGCGACCTTGCACAGGCAAAACAGAGAAAACTTACAGAATATGTATTAATTGGTACACTGCTAAGTTTTGGACTGGCTGTCTTAACAGGAATAATAATAAAATAA
- the purF gene encoding amidophosphoribosyltransferase, which translates to MKSLDIHKSEYLKQFETQTYGRNLFRTQEEERLDAPNEECGIFGLYSDNDLDTFSLSQFGLFALQHRGQEACGISVLKDGRITNMKDEGLVLDVYKEIQEPETFMGNSAIGHTRYTTAGDKKKYNFQPFFAKNEYDQIILSIAHNGNLTNAKELKTELEAEGVVFRATSDSEVILRLIQKNLDLGLRGAIKATMEKIEGAYSVVGMTRNKFFAFRDFNGIRPLVLGAIDERSYVVASESVALDAVGAQYVRDILPGEIIYTNENEPGKLHSYMMDEAKGKQRICSFEYIYFARPDSTLENINVYEIREKSGEKIWEQAPVDADLVIGVPDSGVPAAIGFSKASGIPFRPVLIKNRYIGRSFIVPTQEMRERVVNLKLNPIISEMKDKRVVIIDDSIVRGTTSKRLVKILKDAGVKEIHFRSVSPPIIAPCYLGIDTPSKDDLISANMSTEQLKNYLGVDSLEFLSIDNLKTILGSANHCFGCFTEEYPVGKGEEVDLFN; encoded by the coding sequence ATGAAAAGTTTAGACATTCATAAAAGTGAATATTTAAAACAGTTTGAGACCCAGACTTACGGAAGGAATCTTTTCAGAACTCAGGAAGAGGAAAGACTGGATGCTCCCAATGAAGAGTGTGGGATCTTCGGATTGTATTCGGATAATGATCTGGATACTTTCTCTCTTTCACAATTTGGGCTTTTTGCTTTACAGCACAGAGGTCAGGAGGCTTGTGGGATTTCCGTTTTAAAAGATGGAAGAATCACAAATATGAAAGACGAAGGACTGGTTTTGGATGTTTATAAAGAAATTCAGGAACCTGAAACTTTTATGGGAAATTCTGCAATCGGGCATACCCGTTATACTACTGCAGGAGATAAAAAGAAATATAACTTCCAGCCATTTTTCGCGAAAAACGAATATGACCAGATTATACTTTCTATAGCACACAACGGTAACCTTACCAATGCAAAAGAATTAAAAACAGAATTAGAGGCTGAAGGCGTAGTTTTCAGAGCTACTTCCGATTCTGAGGTGATCCTGAGACTGATCCAGAAAAACCTTGATTTAGGTCTTCGTGGAGCCATTAAAGCTACCATGGAAAAAATTGAAGGAGCCTATTCTGTTGTAGGGATGACCAGAAACAAATTCTTTGCATTCAGAGACTTCAACGGAATCCGTCCATTGGTGTTAGGAGCTATCGACGAAAGATCTTACGTGGTTGCTTCAGAATCTGTTGCACTGGATGCGGTAGGAGCTCAATATGTACGTGATATCCTTCCTGGTGAGATCATTTATACCAATGAAAACGAACCTGGAAAACTTCATTCTTATATGATGGATGAAGCGAAAGGAAAGCAGAGAATCTGTTCTTTTGAATATATTTATTTTGCAAGACCTGACTCTACATTGGAAAATATCAATGTATATGAAATCAGAGAAAAATCGGGGGAGAAAATCTGGGAACAGGCTCCTGTAGATGCTGATTTGGTTATCGGTGTTCCGGATTCCGGAGTTCCTGCCGCCATTGGTTTCTCTAAGGCTTCAGGAATACCTTTCCGCCCTGTTTTAATCAAAAACAGATATATCGGAAGAAGTTTCATCGTTCCTACACAGGAAATGAGAGAAAGGGTAGTGAACCTTAAGCTAAACCCAATTATCTCGGAGATGAAAGATAAGAGAGTGGTAATCATTGATGACTCTATCGTTCGTGGAACTACCTCTAAAAGACTGGTTAAAATTTTAAAAGATGCAGGGGTGAAAGAGATCCACTTCAGAAGTGTTTCTCCACCTATTATTGCACCATGTTATCTGGGAATTGATACGCCGTCTAAAGATGATCTGATCTCTGCAAATATGTCTACAGAACAACTTAAAAACTATCTGGGAGTAGACTCTTTAGAATTTTTAAGTATTGATAATCTGAAAACTATTTTAGGATCTGCTAATCACTGTTTCGGATGCTTTACTGAAGAATATCCTGTAGGAAAAGGAGAAGAGGTAGATTTATTCAATTAA
- a CDS encoding porin family protein, producing the protein MKKLFLGLALTAGALAFAQETETKTETKTVSASPLKKDVQPVRFGIKAGGNSAYFSQQKFGINTQQLGFHAGAFVNIPISKQFSFQPEVLFNQMGAKDVMYSTETDNGVTNVKTKAQSRVNMNYISVPLMVQMRPIDKFYIEAGPEFSYFINGKNKGETTVASTTGGITTTTSSSHSQDIDKDMINKFNFGLGLGVGYDITSNIGINARYVNSLTKIDKSMSAAENNNRVFQLGLNYKF; encoded by the coding sequence ATGAAGAAGTTATTTTTAGGATTAGCATTAACTGCTGGTGCATTAGCTTTCGCTCAGGAAACAGAAACTAAGACAGAAACAAAAACAGTAAGTGCATCACCACTAAAAAAAGATGTTCAACCCGTTAGATTTGGGATCAAGGCAGGAGGAAACTCAGCTTATTTCAGTCAGCAAAAGTTCGGAATCAACACTCAACAACTAGGTTTCCATGCAGGTGCATTTGTAAATATTCCCATTTCAAAACAATTCAGCTTTCAGCCAGAGGTATTATTTAACCAAATGGGAGCAAAAGATGTAATGTATTCTACAGAAACAGACAATGGAGTTACCAACGTAAAAACCAAAGCACAAAGTAGAGTAAACATGAACTACATTTCAGTTCCGTTAATGGTTCAAATGAGACCTATTGATAAGTTTTATATTGAAGCAGGACCTGAGTTCAGTTATTTCATCAATGGAAAAAACAAAGGAGAAACTACTGTAGCAAGTACTACCGGAGGTATTACTACCACTACTTCAAGTTCTCACTCTCAAGATATCGACAAAGATATGATCAATAAATTCAATTTCGGACTAGGTCTTGGTGTAGGATATGATATCACTTCCAACATCGGTATCAATGCAAGATATGTAAATAGCTTGACAAAGATTGATAAGAGCATGTCTGCAGCTGAAAATAACAACAGAGTATTTCAGTTAGGTCTGAACTATAAGTTTTAA
- a CDS encoding porin family protein has protein sequence MKKIFLGLAIVAGTFAFAQSTSTSTDAATPSTSSSKIKFGLKAGLNVSSLSNMDMKAKTGFYGGVFVNIPVAKDFAIQPEVLYSAVGAKQKGDGNAKLNLEYISVPVMFQYKALPNFYVEAGPQFNFLMGAELKDDVGSLQLKNATKSFDFGIGLGAGYNITKNIGVNVRYTTGLSDIVNAKQQRYLYGYGRPGSVRNSVFQVGVHYKF, from the coding sequence ATGAAAAAGATTTTTTTAGGCCTGGCAATTGTCGCAGGTACTTTTGCTTTTGCTCAAAGCACTTCCACTTCCACTGATGCAGCTACTCCATCAACATCTTCTTCCAAAATCAAATTCGGTTTAAAAGCAGGACTTAATGTTTCCAGTCTTTCTAATATGGATATGAAAGCAAAAACAGGATTCTATGGTGGTGTATTTGTAAATATTCCTGTAGCAAAAGATTTCGCTATCCAGCCGGAAGTATTATATAGTGCTGTTGGGGCAAAACAAAAAGGAGACGGTAATGCAAAACTTAATTTAGAATACATTTCCGTTCCTGTAATGTTTCAGTATAAAGCACTTCCTAATTTTTATGTAGAAGCAGGACCTCAATTTAATTTCCTAATGGGAGCAGAACTAAAAGATGATGTCGGAAGTTTGCAACTTAAAAATGCAACCAAGAGTTTCGATTTCGGAATCGGACTGGGAGCCGGGTATAATATTACCAAAAATATTGGTGTGAATGTAAGATATACTACAGGGTTATCTGATATTGTGAATGCGAAACAACAGAGATATCTTTATGGATATGGCAGACCGGGATCTGTAAGAAACAGTGTATTCCAGGTAGGAGTACATTACAAATTCTAA
- a CDS encoding glycerophosphodiester phosphodiesterase family protein: MKNAFFTGIFLVFAQLYSSQSFDKQAHRGGKSLYPENTIPAMKNALKMNVTTLEMDLAITKDKKVILSHDAFLSPELITKPDGTYIPKDSGFYYKIYEMPYAKIKTFDAGLKKLNNYPDQKKMKVQKPLFSDVIDACETYARELKRPLPFYNIETKTRPFSDNIFHPEPKEFVDLMMKIIVEKKIQDRVIIQSFDPRTLEIIHKEYPKVMTALLVEKVDDKKLAQQQAYFKNIPVEKFKMYPNHLSGVAGDMKFLSFTPTIYSPEHNLVTPQLVQECHSLGMKVIPWTVNTKERLKELKDMGIDGVISDDPRIFE; the protein is encoded by the coding sequence ATGAAAAACGCATTTTTTACGGGTATTTTTCTGGTATTTGCCCAACTTTATTCTTCACAGTCATTCGATAAGCAGGCACATCGGGGAGGAAAATCACTTTACCCCGAAAACACAATTCCGGCAATGAAGAATGCCCTAAAAATGAATGTTACAACCCTTGAAATGGATTTGGCTATAACGAAAGACAAAAAGGTTATTCTTTCTCATGATGCTTTTCTGTCTCCTGAACTTATTACAAAGCCAGATGGAACTTATATCCCCAAAGACTCAGGTTTTTACTACAAAATTTATGAAATGCCCTATGCAAAGATTAAAACATTTGATGCAGGCTTAAAAAAATTGAATAACTATCCGGACCAAAAGAAAATGAAGGTTCAAAAACCTCTCTTTTCGGATGTTATAGATGCTTGTGAAACCTATGCCCGCGAATTGAAGAGACCACTGCCTTTTTATAATATAGAAACAAAAACACGCCCTTTCTCTGACAATATTTTCCATCCGGAACCCAAAGAATTTGTAGATCTGATGATGAAGATTATTGTAGAAAAAAAGATTCAGGACAGAGTTATTATCCAGTCTTTTGACCCCAGAACGCTGGAAATTATTCATAAAGAATATCCTAAGGTGATGACTGCTTTACTGGTAGAAAAAGTAGATGATAAAAAGCTGGCTCAGCAACAGGCTTATTTTAAAAATATTCCGGTAGAAAAGTTCAAAATGTATCCCAATCATCTGAGTGGAGTAGCCGGAGATATGAAGTTTCTGAGCTTTACTCCTACTATTTATAGCCCTGAACATAATCTTGTGACCCCACAATTAGTACAGGAATGCCATTCATTGGGCATGAAAGTAATCCCATGGACTGTGAATACCAAAGAAAGACTGAAAGAATTAAAAGATATGGGAATAGACGGCGTTATCAGTGATGATCCCAGAATATTCGAATAA